In the genome of Candidatus Glassbacteria bacterium, the window ACGCAAGCGGATCGAGGAGATCGAGTTCAGCGGCAGGCAGTCGCTCTAGGAACAGAAGGGTAAACGGCGGATATCGGAGGAATGTTGAGCAGAGTACTGTCTACACTCAGATCGGTATTGATGGCGGCGGTGCTGGCCGCGGCGCTGGTCGGGGCGGGGTGCAGCAGCGCGCGGCGGTTCGACCCGACTCCCGAGGGTGAGTTCGAGGAAGCGTCTTATTATTACGAGAAGGGCGAGTACACCAAGACGATCGAGCTGTTCAAGCAGATTATCTACAAGTACCCCGGCAGCGAACTGGTGGAGCAGTCTCGTTATTACCTGGCGGACTCCTATTTCCTGAACAATGATTTCATCCTTTCGGCCAACGAGTTCGAACTGCTCAACCGCGAGTTTCCCCGGGGGCGGTTCGCCGATGTGGCCCTGTTCAAAGCCGGACTTTCCTACGCGGCCATGAGCCGCCGGGCCGAGCGCGACCAGAGCGAAACCAGGAAAGCGATGGATACGTTCCAGACCCTGCTTATCAAGTACCCCAATACCGAGTATGCCGACACCGTGCGGGTCCACGTTGACCAGCTCAAGGACAAAATGGCGCTGAAGGAGTTCAAGACAGCCGAGCACTATTACGATCGCCAGATTT includes:
- the bamD gene encoding outer membrane protein assembly factor BamD, whose amino-acid sequence is MLSRVLSTLRSVLMAAVLAAALVGAGCSSARRFDPTPEGEFEEASYYYEKGEYTKTIELFKQIIYKYPGSELVEQSRYYLADSYFLNNDFILSANEFELLNREFPRGRFADVALFKAGLSYAAMSRRAERDQSETRKAMDTFQTLLIKYPNTEYADTVRVHVDQLKDKMALKEFKTAEHYYDRQIYDSSIIYLKSVVSNYPESRVMPQTLYYLCLASRRMGYPDDAQDALAWLCRDYPDSEQSKELCGSPQQQDEPLTGEPARDGDTR